From the genome of uncultured Pseudodesulfovibrio sp., one region includes:
- a CDS encoding SIS domain-containing protein, whose product MGWTTSLRELTEALEQLVVTDGSGAVLDVDAGYALLRDWIIACREDRRRIYFVGNGASASMASHFSTDLAKNAEVPTEVFTDCSLVTATGNDLGYDQTFAYPLGQRMVEGEVLIAISSSGNSPNAVAAVEKASALSGKTVTVTAMSPDNRMRALGDLNFYLPAATYGMAESGHGAVLHHLIDLFCKR is encoded by the coding sequence ATGGGTTGGACGACATCCCTACGGGAACTGACGGAAGCGCTGGAACAATTGGTAGTTACCGACGGTTCGGGCGCTGTCCTCGACGTGGACGCCGGGTATGCCCTGCTGCGCGACTGGATCATCGCCTGCCGCGAGGACAGGCGGCGCATCTACTTTGTGGGCAATGGGGCCAGCGCCTCCATGGCCAGCCATTTCTCCACCGATCTTGCCAAGAACGCCGAGGTCCCCACCGAGGTCTTTACCGACTGCTCGCTGGTCACCGCCACGGGCAATGACCTCGGTTACGACCAGACCTTTGCCTACCCTCTGGGCCAGCGCATGGTAGAGGGCGAGGTGCTCATCGCCATCAGCAGCTCGGGCAACTCCCCCAACGCCGTGGCCGCCGTGGAAAAAGCCTCCGCGCTTTCCGGCAAGACAGTGACCGTGACGGCCATGTCTCCCGACAACCGCATGCGCGCCCTGGGCGATCTCAACTTTTACCTGCCCGCCGCAACCTACGGAATGGCCGAATCCGGGCATGGGGCCGTGTTGCACCATCTGATCGACCTCTTTTGCAAGCGTTAA
- a CDS encoding transketolase C-terminal domain-containing protein: MRKKCLDMVHVLAKENEDVVFIGSDLGFKTLDAFKEELPGQFFVEGISEQNVVGMAAGMALEGRTPYVNTIATFFVRRALEQIAMDLCLHDLPVRLIGNGGGLVYAPLGSTHLAVEDIALMRALPNMTIVAPADAEEMERFMRVSVDWPHPIYIRLAKGYDPIVTDPAKPFVIGKGQVYGDGADVLLVTTGIGLRICKGAVELLEKQGVKATILHLPTVKPLDSELLLELMGKAKAVVSVEEHTVVGGLGSAVAETMLEAGLFRPFKRVGVPDVFPDHYGTQNEIMERYGIWPEPLAETVTDLLKAQG, encoded by the coding sequence ATGCGCAAGAAATGTCTTGATATGGTTCACGTTCTCGCCAAGGAGAATGAGGACGTCGTCTTTATCGGGTCCGACCTCGGGTTCAAGACCCTGGACGCCTTCAAGGAGGAACTGCCCGGCCAGTTCTTCGTGGAGGGCATCAGCGAGCAGAACGTGGTCGGCATGGCTGCCGGCATGGCGCTCGAAGGCCGTACCCCCTACGTCAACACCATCGCCACCTTCTTCGTCCGGCGTGCGCTGGAGCAGATCGCCATGGACCTGTGCCTGCACGACCTGCCGGTGCGCCTGATCGGCAACGGCGGCGGGCTGGTTTACGCGCCGCTCGGTTCCACCCATCTGGCCGTGGAGGACATCGCCCTGATGCGGGCCCTGCCCAACATGACCATCGTGGCCCCGGCCGACGCCGAGGAGATGGAGCGGTTCATGCGCGTATCCGTGGACTGGCCGCATCCCATCTATATCCGTCTGGCCAAGGGCTATGACCCCATCGTCACCGATCCCGCCAAGCCGTTCGTCATCGGCAAGGGCCAGGTGTACGGCGACGGTGCGGATGTCCTGCTGGTGACCACCGGTATCGGCCTGCGCATCTGCAAGGGCGCGGTCGAACTGTTGGAGAAGCAGGGCGTCAAGGCCACCATTCTGCACCTGCCCACGGTCAAGCCGCTGGATAGCGAGCTGCTGCTCGAGCTTATGGGCAAGGCCAAGGCCGTTGTCTCCGTGGAGGAGCACACCGTGGTCGGCGGCCTCGGGAGCGCCGTGGCCGAGACCATGCTCGAGGCCGGACTTTTCCGGCCCTTCAAGCGGGTCGGCGTCCCGGATGTGTTCCCGGACCATTACGGAACGCAGAACGAGATCATGGAGCGCTACGGCATCTGGCCCGAACCGCTGGCCGAGACCGTCACCGATTTGCTCAAGGCCCAAGGATAG
- a CDS encoding NAD-dependent epimerase/dehydratase family protein yields the protein MSDIKTIFVTGAGGYVGSLLIPALLKEGYKVRAHDIYWYGEDVFDGVEDKSNLTMIKGDLRDADLLKETIPGSDAVIHLACISNDPSYDLDPNLAKTINYDAFLPLVDIAKESGVKRFIYASSSSVYGIKDDPEVTEDLPLEPLTDYSKYKAMCEDYLNKAASDEFTVTTIRPSTVCGYAPRLRLDLTVNILTNHAINNGKITVFGGQQKRPNLHIKDMVEVYLFMLKQDTAKIQNKIYNVGYENFKVMEIAEKVKATLGTDVDIVVTPTDDNRSYHVNSDKIKNELGFVPKHTIEDAIMDLKAAFEAGLIPDSMTDDKYFNIKRMQNLQAK from the coding sequence ATGTCTGATATCAAGACCATATTTGTAACCGGCGCCGGCGGCTATGTCGGCTCGCTGCTGATTCCGGCCCTGCTTAAGGAAGGGTACAAGGTCCGGGCGCACGATATCTACTGGTACGGCGAGGACGTTTTCGACGGAGTCGAGGACAAGTCGAACCTGACCATGATCAAGGGCGACCTGCGTGATGCCGACCTGCTCAAGGAAACCATCCCCGGTTCCGACGCGGTCATCCATCTGGCCTGCATCTCCAACGATCCGTCCTACGACCTGGACCCGAACCTGGCCAAGACCATCAACTACGACGCCTTCCTGCCCCTGGTGGACATCGCCAAGGAATCCGGCGTGAAGCGGTTCATCTACGCTTCCAGCTCTTCTGTCTACGGCATCAAGGATGATCCCGAGGTCACCGAGGATCTGCCCCTGGAGCCGCTGACCGACTACTCCAAGTACAAGGCCATGTGCGAGGACTACCTGAACAAGGCTGCCAGCGACGAGTTCACCGTGACCACCATCCGTCCGTCCACGGTCTGCGGCTACGCCCCGCGCCTGCGCCTCGACCTGACCGTGAACATCCTGACCAACCATGCCATCAACAACGGCAAGATCACGGTCTTCGGCGGCCAGCAGAAGCGTCCGAACCTGCATATCAAGGACATGGTCGAGGTCTACCTGTTCATGCTCAAGCAGGACACCGCCAAGATCCAGAACAAGATTTACAACGTGGGCTACGAGAACTTCAAGGTCATGGAGATCGCCGAGAAGGTCAAGGCCACCCTGGGCACCGACGTGGACATCGTGGTCACCCCGACCGATGACAACCGCTCCTACCACGTCAACTCCGACAAGATCAAAAACGAGCTCGGTTTCGTGCCCAAGCACACCATCGAGGACGCCATCATGGACCTCAAGGCCGCCTTTGAAGCCGGTCTGATTCCGGATTCCATGACCGACGACAAATACTTCAACATCAAGCGCATGCAGAATCTGCAGGCCAAATAG
- a CDS encoding transketolase: MKENVRKIHEAAMAAPLDGRSMDLRRKVVDMLECAQRGHIGSSMSLIEIMRVLYDDILRYRADEPAWADRDRCILSKGHGCLAQYIMLAEKGFIPEARLCEFCACDGLLGGHPSANKIPGIEVSTGALGHGLPVGVGMALDAKVRGRDNRVFVIMGDGECDEGSVWEAAMCAGKRGLDNLVAMVDYNKYQSYGETSEVQELEPFAAKWESFGFNCVEVNGHDVDALGKVLALDAAQPGKPLAVICHTVKGKGVAFAENNLAWHHKSKLPAEDIAAMRQCLEG; this comes from the coding sequence GTGAAAGAAAACGTCAGGAAGATTCACGAAGCAGCCATGGCCGCCCCCCTCGATGGGCGGTCCATGGACCTGCGCCGAAAGGTCGTGGACATGCTCGAATGCGCCCAGCGCGGGCACATCGGTTCGTCCATGTCGCTCATTGAGATCATGCGCGTGCTTTACGACGACATACTGCGCTACCGGGCGGACGAACCCGCCTGGGCCGACCGGGACCGTTGCATACTGAGCAAGGGACATGGCTGTCTGGCCCAGTATATCATGCTCGCCGAAAAGGGCTTCATCCCCGAAGCGCGCCTGTGCGAGTTCTGCGCCTGCGACGGACTGCTCGGTGGCCATCCCAGCGCCAACAAGATTCCCGGCATCGAGGTCTCCACCGGTGCTCTCGGCCATGGCCTGCCCGTGGGCGTGGGCATGGCTCTGGACGCCAAGGTGCGTGGCCGCGACAACCGCGTCTTCGTCATCATGGGCGACGGCGAGTGCGACGAGGGGTCGGTCTGGGAAGCGGCCATGTGCGCCGGAAAGCGTGGCCTGGACAACCTGGTCGCCATGGTCGACTACAACAAGTATCAGTCCTACGGCGAGACCAGCGAGGTTCAGGAATTGGAACCGTTCGCCGCCAAGTGGGAGTCCTTCGGCTTCAATTGCGTGGAGGTCAACGGCCACGACGTGGACGCGTTGGGCAAGGTCTTGGCTCTGGATGCCGCGCAGCCCGGCAAGCCGTTGGCGGTCATCTGCCACACGGTCAAGGGCAAGGGCGTGGCCTTTGCCGAGAACAACCTGGCCTGGCATCACAAGAGCAAGCTCCCCGCCGAAGATATCGCCGCCATGCGGCAGTGCCTGGAAGGATAA
- a CDS encoding glycosyltransferase family 9 protein, with protein sequence MKDISNLHPNKILVCQLRQIGDVLLSTPSIQLLKERFPEAEIHLLTEKKCLSVVENNPHIAHVWAIDKKKLKNPFQALLWYRKVGRTGYDLIVDFQRLPRCRYVIMFSKAKVKLTQHTSWYNRIFYTHFSDVIYGYAAMLKASILRPLGVNWDGELPKLYLTDEERSWAEEFLRTEGMEQGRFVTIDPSHRRITRKWPERHFAGLIKLMREKHPELKFFILYGPGEIEVARKVAELAGEGVIVSEHMLTLREMAAVQEKAALHVGNCSAPRHFAVAVDTPSLAIHGATGFGWCPKSERHSSVDKGLPCRSCNKNSCDTLECLETFLPEECLDEALRLLAFKLR encoded by the coding sequence ATGAAAGATATTTCCAATCTGCATCCCAACAAGATTCTGGTCTGCCAACTCAGGCAGATCGGCGACGTGCTCTTGTCCACGCCGTCCATACAACTCCTTAAAGAGCGCTTTCCCGAAGCGGAGATCCACCTGCTGACTGAGAAGAAGTGCCTTTCCGTGGTGGAAAACAATCCCCACATCGCCCACGTCTGGGCCATTGACAAAAAGAAGCTCAAGAACCCGTTCCAGGCCCTGCTCTGGTACCGCAAGGTGGGCCGCACCGGCTATGACCTGATCGTGGACTTTCAGCGGTTGCCCCGTTGCCGATACGTGATCATGTTCTCGAAAGCGAAGGTCAAGCTGACCCAGCACACCTCCTGGTACAACCGGATTTTCTACACCCACTTCAGCGACGTCATCTATGGCTACGCGGCCATGCTCAAGGCCTCCATCCTCCGCCCCCTGGGGGTCAACTGGGACGGCGAGCTGCCCAAGCTATACCTGACCGACGAAGAGCGGAGCTGGGCCGAGGAGTTCCTTCGCACCGAAGGCATGGAACAAGGCCGCTTCGTGACCATCGATCCGTCCCACCGCCGGATTACCCGCAAATGGCCGGAGCGCCACTTCGCCGGGCTGATCAAGCTCATGCGCGAGAAGCACCCCGAGCTTAAGTTCTTCATCCTCTACGGCCCCGGCGAAATCGAAGTGGCCCGCAAGGTGGCCGAACTGGCTGGCGAGGGCGTGATCGTTTCCGAGCACATGCTGACCCTGCGCGAGATGGCCGCGGTCCAGGAAAAGGCCGCCCTGCACGTAGGCAACTGCTCGGCCCCCCGGCATTTCGCCGTGGCTGTGGACACTCCGTCCCTGGCCATCCACGGGGCCACCGGATTCGGCTGGTGTCCCAAGTCCGAACGCCACTCGAGCGTGGACAAAGGACTGCCCTGCCGCTCCTGCAACAAGAACTCCTGCGATACCCTGGAGTGTCTGGAGACCTTCCTCCCCGAGGAATGCCTGGACGAGGCCCTGCGCCTGCTCGCCTTCAAGCTCAGGTGA
- the neuB gene encoding N-acetylneuraminate synthase, which produces MTGRREPIFIIAEAGVNHNGDMELAKRLIDLAAEAGADAVKFQTFRAEEIVTGSAQKAAYQKETSGAGESQFDMLKKLELDVDAHALLMDHCRCKSIAFLSTPFDTQSLDMLIDMGVPVIKIPSGEITNLPYLRKVGAKRLPVILSTGMTTLDEVRDAVAVLTESGTPAARITVLHCNTQYPTPLADANLRAMATLAETLPECRVGYSDHTPGITCAVAAAAMGATVIEKHFTLDKTMPGPDHAASMAPEELTAMVRSVREVEQALGDGVKQPSPSERANIDIARRFLVAAKPIQAGEQFSEANLAAQRTGCGGISPMRWDEVVGMTAKRDFNPGEGIEL; this is translated from the coding sequence ATGACTGGACGGCGCGAACCAATCTTCATCATCGCCGAGGCGGGGGTGAACCACAACGGCGACATGGAGCTGGCCAAGCGGCTCATCGACCTGGCCGCCGAGGCCGGGGCCGACGCCGTCAAATTCCAGACCTTCCGAGCCGAAGAGATCGTCACCGGTTCCGCGCAAAAGGCCGCCTACCAGAAAGAGACATCCGGAGCCGGGGAATCCCAGTTCGACATGCTCAAGAAACTCGAACTGGACGTGGACGCCCACGCCCTGCTCATGGACCACTGCCGCTGCAAATCCATTGCCTTTCTGTCCACCCCGTTCGACACGCAGAGCCTGGATATGCTCATCGACATGGGGGTACCCGTGATCAAGATCCCGTCGGGAGAGATCACCAACCTGCCTTATCTGCGCAAGGTGGGGGCCAAGAGACTTCCGGTCATTCTTTCCACGGGCATGACCACGCTTGACGAAGTCCGGGACGCCGTGGCCGTCCTGACCGAATCGGGCACCCCGGCCGCGCGGATTACCGTGCTCCACTGCAACACCCAGTACCCGACCCCCCTGGCCGACGCCAACCTGCGGGCCATGGCTACGCTGGCCGAGACCCTGCCGGAGTGCCGCGTGGGTTACTCGGACCACACGCCGGGCATCACCTGCGCCGTGGCCGCCGCAGCCATGGGCGCAACGGTGATTGAAAAACATTTTACCCTGGACAAGACCATGCCGGGCCCCGACCATGCCGCATCCATGGCCCCGGAGGAACTGACCGCCATGGTCCGGTCCGTGCGAGAAGTCGAGCAGGCATTGGGCGACGGCGTTAAACAGCCCAGCCCTTCCGAGCGCGCCAACATCGATATTGCCAGACGTTTCCTGGTGGCGGCCAAACCCATACAGGCGGGTGAACAATTCTCCGAGGCCAATCTGGCCGCCCAACGAACCGGCTGCGGCGGCATCTCGCCCATGCGTTGGGACGAAGTCGTGGGCATGACCGCCAAACGGGACTTTAACCCTGGCGAGGGCATCGAGCTGTGA
- a CDS encoding NAD-dependent 4,6-dehydratase LegB: MHLNNKKILVTGSDGFIGSHLVEYLIRQGYSVRAFVLYNSFNSWGWLDESPKEIQDSLEIFAGDIRDPNGVREAMKGCDVVLHLAALIAIPYSYHSPDTYVDTNVKGTLNVVQAARDLGVERCVVTSTSEVYGTARFVPITEDHPLQGQSPYSATKIGADQIAMSFYNAFETPVSIIRPFNTYGPRQSARAVIPTVITQIGNGAREIKLGALTPTRDFNFVSDTVRGFEAVAQADACVGEVVNVGSGFEVSIGDTAKAIAEVMGADIEIVCEQERIRPSKSEVERLFAGNEKAKCLCGWEPEFGGLDGFKRGLKLTAEWFADPDNLRRYKADIYNI; encoded by the coding sequence ATGCATCTCAATAATAAAAAAATACTGGTCACCGGGTCGGACGGCTTCATCGGTTCCCACCTGGTTGAATACCTGATCCGGCAGGGCTATTCGGTCCGCGCCTTTGTCCTGTACAACTCCTTCAACTCCTGGGGCTGGCTCGACGAGTCACCCAAGGAGATTCAGGACTCCCTCGAGATTTTCGCCGGCGACATCCGCGACCCCAACGGGGTGCGGGAAGCCATGAAGGGCTGCGACGTGGTTCTGCATCTGGCTGCGCTCATCGCCATCCCCTATTCCTACCACTCCCCGGACACGTATGTGGACACCAACGTCAAGGGAACCCTGAACGTGGTCCAGGCGGCCCGTGATCTGGGCGTGGAACGATGCGTGGTCACCTCCACCAGCGAGGTCTACGGCACGGCGCGGTTCGTACCCATCACCGAGGACCACCCGCTGCAGGGCCAGTCGCCCTATTCGGCCACCAAGATCGGGGCGGACCAGATCGCCATGAGCTTCTACAATGCCTTCGAGACCCCGGTGTCGATCATCCGTCCCTTCAACACCTACGGTCCCCGGCAGTCCGCCCGGGCTGTCATCCCCACGGTCATCACCCAGATCGGCAACGGAGCCCGTGAGATCAAGCTCGGGGCGCTGACTCCCACACGGGACTTCAACTTCGTGTCCGACACGGTGCGCGGCTTCGAGGCCGTGGCCCAGGCCGACGCCTGCGTGGGCGAGGTGGTCAACGTGGGCAGCGGATTCGAGGTGTCCATCGGCGATACGGCCAAGGCCATCGCCGAGGTCATGGGCGCGGACATCGAGATCGTCTGCGAACAGGAGCGCATCCGGCCTTCCAAGAGCGAGGTGGAGCGATTGTTCGCGGGCAATGAAAAGGCCAAATGCCTGTGCGGCTGGGAACCTGAATTCGGCGGACTCGACGGCTTCAAACGCGGCCTCAAGCTGACGGCCGAATGGTTCGCGGACCCGGACAACTTACGGCGATACAAGGCCGACATATACAATATCTAG
- a CDS encoding PfkB family carbohydrate kinase yields the protein MSIEQKIKSIDELVELVAELKKQGKKVVHCHGVFDLLHIGHIRYFRQAASWGDVLVVTVSPDRFVDKGPHRPAFGEQLRAEGVASQDVVDYVAVNEWPTAEELLRKLRPDVYVKGSDFKSIDADPTGKLRLEADVCKEIGSELRLTQEIVFSSTNLINRFMSSFSDDVQEYLEMFRSRFSIKDVEDVLDRVAGLKVTVVGDTILDDYQYCSPLGASSKEPVMAFSHSGGDVFAGGVLAIANHLSNLVERVDMFTVLGETDTQEDFIREQLNPNVTPHFAYQENAPTLRKRRYIEGYSMVKLFEIYHMDDSGLDTERDTEFRTRIRDVSRDSDVVVAADFGHGAISVETRETLTKSKYLAVNTQANAGNRGFHTISAYGRCDFISLAEPELRLDARDKVTGVIPMTDDLRQRLGASMVAITRGKKGSYVQTDGGVGVLVPAFAHKVVDKIGSGDAFFSVASLVAALRDVSPEIVAFLGNVAGAIAVGIVGNQKSVTKQAIMKHVTSLLK from the coding sequence ATGTCTATCGAGCAGAAAATCAAATCCATTGATGAGCTTGTTGAGCTCGTTGCCGAACTGAAGAAGCAAGGGAAGAAGGTCGTGCACTGCCACGGCGTGTTCGATCTCCTGCACATCGGCCATATCCGTTATTTTCGCCAGGCCGCCAGCTGGGGCGACGTGCTGGTCGTGACCGTGTCCCCGGACCGCTTCGTGGACAAGGGGCCGCATCGGCCCGCCTTCGGGGAGCAGCTCCGCGCCGAAGGCGTGGCTTCCCAAGATGTGGTCGACTACGTCGCTGTCAATGAGTGGCCCACGGCCGAGGAACTTCTGCGCAAGCTCCGGCCGGACGTGTACGTGAAGGGTTCGGATTTCAAATCCATCGACGCGGACCCCACCGGCAAGCTTCGCCTGGAGGCGGACGTCTGCAAGGAGATCGGTTCCGAGCTGCGCCTGACCCAGGAGATCGTTTTCTCCTCCACCAACCTGATCAACAGGTTCATGTCGTCCTTCTCCGACGATGTGCAGGAGTACCTGGAGATGTTCCGCTCCAGGTTCTCCATCAAGGATGTGGAGGATGTCCTTGATCGTGTGGCCGGGCTCAAGGTCACGGTGGTCGGTGACACCATCCTGGACGACTACCAGTACTGCTCGCCCCTGGGCGCCTCCTCCAAAGAGCCGGTCATGGCCTTCAGCCATTCCGGCGGCGACGTGTTCGCGGGCGGGGTTCTGGCTATCGCCAACCACCTGTCCAATCTGGTGGAGCGCGTGGACATGTTCACCGTGCTCGGCGAAACCGACACCCAGGAGGACTTCATCCGAGAGCAGCTCAACCCCAACGTGACCCCGCATTTCGCCTATCAGGAGAATGCCCCTACTCTGCGCAAGCGCCGATATATCGAGGGCTACTCCATGGTCAAGCTGTTCGAGATTTACCACATGGACGATTCGGGCCTGGATACCGAACGGGACACCGAGTTTCGGACCCGGATCAGGGACGTTTCCAGGGACAGCGACGTAGTGGTGGCGGCCGATTTCGGCCACGGGGCCATCAGTGTCGAGACCCGGGAGACCCTGACCAAGTCCAAGTACCTCGCGGTCAATACCCAGGCCAACGCGGGCAATCGCGGGTTCCACACCATCTCCGCCTACGGGCGCTGCGACTTCATCAGCCTGGCCGAGCCCGAGCTTCGTCTGGACGCACGGGACAAGGTTACCGGCGTCATCCCCATGACCGACGATCTGCGCCAGCGGCTCGGGGCCTCCATGGTCGCCATCACCCGGGGCAAGAAGGGGTCCTACGTCCAGACCGACGGCGGTGTGGGCGTGCTCGTACCCGCTTTCGCACACAAGGTGGTGGACAAGATCGGTTCCGGCGACGCATTCTTCTCCGTGGCCTCTCTGGTGGCCGCGTTGCGCGACGTCTCCCCCGAGATCGTGGCTTTCCTCGGCAACGTGGCCGGGGCCATTGCCGTGGGCATCGTGGGCAATCAGAAGTCCGTGACCAAACAGGCCATCATGAAACACGTCACTTCCCTTTTAAAGTAA
- a CDS encoding aminoglycoside phosphotransferase family protein, which translates to MLIGVDLDNTIITYDALFRRLADEGGFLADDGRMSKKEVRDTMWTQDGGHQAWTDIQALAYGPRIAEADAFPDALKFFRRCREQGVEVCIVSHKTEFAASDPERSCNLREAAMGWLEGHGFFAEDSALESDRVYFASTRQEKVNLIRELGCDLFVDDLIEVFEEPGYPDSAVPVLFVPIGTAPDSFSGEVCARWERMIERLGCGPLSVDLKRRVEAALDTAVGAAEPVGCGRNSRVYRIETEDGVFALKHYHDQFRLDAEFAAFAFLQGQGVTSVPEPVAVDREGGFAVYSFLEGEPVPEPTSQDIRACVEFMATLKRLSTVPAATGFRPAAEGFFRLEDIEGNIRDRLDRLEGRERTSALENDLAAFLKEDFEPALEKLAGRAQAIYAGLGLTPGQGIPRSQRTLSPSDFGFHNAVRTPEGLAFLDFEYFGWDDPAKLVSDFMLHPGMNVPDELRRAFASGILEVMGDPSLGGRVLALQPLFALKWCMILLNEFLRRDFDRRRFAGAAVGRTELLETQLGKARNMLKRALDVAQSETD; encoded by the coding sequence ATGCTGATCGGGGTCGACCTCGACAACACCATCATCACCTACGACGCCCTCTTCCGCCGGTTGGCGGACGAGGGCGGCTTTCTTGCCGACGACGGGCGCATGTCCAAGAAGGAGGTCCGCGACACCATGTGGACCCAGGACGGCGGCCATCAGGCATGGACCGACATCCAGGCACTGGCCTATGGCCCGCGTATCGCCGAGGCCGACGCGTTCCCGGATGCCCTGAAATTCTTCCGCCGTTGCAGGGAGCAGGGGGTCGAGGTCTGCATCGTCAGCCACAAGACCGAGTTTGCCGCCAGCGATCCGGAGCGCTCCTGCAATCTGCGCGAGGCGGCCATGGGCTGGCTCGAAGGCCATGGCTTCTTCGCCGAAGACAGCGCCCTCGAGTCGGATCGTGTCTACTTCGCGTCGACCCGGCAGGAGAAGGTCAACCTGATCCGAGAGCTCGGCTGCGATCTGTTCGTGGACGACCTTATCGAGGTCTTCGAGGAACCGGGCTACCCCGACTCGGCCGTTCCCGTTCTGTTCGTCCCGATAGGGACCGCGCCCGACTCCTTTTCCGGCGAGGTCTGCGCCCGGTGGGAACGGATGATTGAGCGGCTCGGCTGCGGTCCGCTCTCCGTGGATCTTAAAAGACGTGTTGAAGCGGCTCTTGATACGGCTGTTGGTGCGGCCGAACCCGTCGGCTGCGGGCGCAACAGTCGCGTCTATCGCATCGAAACCGAGGATGGGGTGTTTGCCCTCAAGCACTACCACGATCAGTTCCGGCTGGACGCCGAGTTCGCGGCCTTCGCCTTTTTGCAAGGGCAGGGCGTGACCTCAGTGCCCGAGCCGGTGGCCGTGGACCGTGAAGGCGGATTCGCCGTCTATTCTTTTCTTGAAGGGGAACCGGTTCCTGAGCCCACGTCACAGGACATACGAGCCTGCGTGGAGTTCATGGCCACGCTCAAGCGGCTCTCCACAGTACCTGCGGCCACGGGATTCCGCCCTGCAGCAGAAGGCTTCTTCCGTCTGGAGGATATCGAGGGGAATATACGCGACCGCCTGGACCGGTTGGAAGGGCGTGAACGTACGTCGGCCCTGGAAAACGATCTGGCCGCGTTCCTGAAAGAAGATTTCGAGCCCGCTTTGGAGAAGTTGGCCGGCCGCGCGCAGGCCATCTACGCTGGGCTGGGGCTGACCCCGGGGCAGGGCATTCCCCGGTCGCAAAGGACGCTGAGTCCTTCGGATTTCGGTTTCCATAACGCCGTGCGCACCCCGGAAGGCCTGGCCTTTCTCGATTTCGAATACTTTGGCTGGGACGATCCGGCCAAGCTCGTATCGGATTTCATGCTCCATCCGGGCATGAACGTGCCCGACGAACTGCGCCGTGCCTTTGCCTCGGGCATCCTCGAAGTCATGGGCGACCCGAGCCTCGGAGGGCGTGTCCTGGCCCTGCAGCCGCTCTTCGCTTTGAAGTGGTGCATGATCCTGCTCAACGAGTTCCTGCGCCGGGACTTCGACCGCCGCCGGTTCGCCGGGGCGGCCGTTGGTCGCACAGAACTTCTCGAGACCCAACTCGGCAAGGCCCGGAACATGCTCAAGCGGGCCCTTGATGTGGCTCAAAGCGAAACCGATTAA
- a CDS encoding LegC family aminotransferase yields MDNIIQFIRQLYSEPEAFIPLHAPVFTGREKEYLANCIDTTFVSSVGEYVTRFEEMTRDFTGAKRAVAVVNGTCGLTAALELVGVAHGDLVLTQGLTFVATANAISTTGAIPVFLDSDPDTLGMSPTALEAWLEAHPEEIPHIKACVPVHILGHACRIREICDICAAHGIPVVEDAAEGLGSFLDGQHLGTFGKLGVLSYNGNKTITTGGGGMILAGDEELGGHVKHMTATAKVPHRWEFRHDAVAWNYRMPNINAALGCAQMEKIDEILADKRAVAAAYRDFFAQVDGIDFMDAPQGCLSNYWLNTVLFESRERRDEFLARSNDAGVMTRPLWALMADLPMYSKNANDGLKNARNLAERAVNLPSGPRL; encoded by the coding sequence GTGGACAACATCATCCAATTCATACGGCAGCTCTACAGCGAGCCGGAGGCCTTCATTCCCCTGCACGCTCCGGTCTTTACCGGACGGGAAAAGGAATACCTGGCCAACTGCATAGACACCACCTTCGTATCCAGCGTTGGCGAGTACGTGACCCGGTTCGAGGAGATGACCCGCGACTTCACCGGGGCGAAGCGAGCCGTGGCAGTGGTCAACGGCACCTGCGGCCTGACCGCCGCCCTGGAACTCGTGGGCGTGGCCCACGGCGATCTCGTCCTGACCCAGGGGCTGACCTTTGTGGCCACCGCCAATGCCATCTCCACCACAGGTGCTATCCCGGTCTTTCTGGACTCCGACCCGGACACACTGGGCATGAGCCCCACGGCCCTGGAAGCCTGGCTGGAAGCGCATCCTGAAGAAATCCCGCACATCAAGGCGTGTGTACCGGTCCATATTCTGGGACATGCCTGCCGCATCCGTGAAATCTGCGACATCTGCGCGGCGCACGGTATCCCCGTGGTCGAAGACGCGGCCGAAGGATTGGGCTCCTTTCTGGACGGACAGCACCTGGGAACCTTCGGCAAGCTCGGCGTGCTCAGCTATAACGGCAACAAGACCATCACTACAGGCGGTGGGGGCATGATCCTGGCCGGGGACGAAGAGCTGGGCGGACACGTCAAGCATATGACCGCCACGGCCAAGGTCCCGCACCGCTGGGAATTCCGCCATGACGCCGTGGCCTGGAACTACCGCATGCCCAACATCAACGCGGCGCTCGGCTGTGCCCAGATGGAAAAGATCGACGAAATCCTGGCCGACAAGCGCGCCGTAGCCGCTGCTTACCGGGACTTTTTCGCTCAAGTGGACGGAATCGATTTCATGGACGCCCCTCAGGGATGTCTGTCGAACTACTGGCTGAACACCGTGCTCTTCGAGAGCAGGGAGCGACGTGACGAATTCCTGGCCAGGAGCAACGACGCGGGCGTCATGACCCGCCCTCTTTGGGCGCTCATGGCCGACCTGCCCATGTACTCGAAAAACGCCAACGACGGACTGAAGAACGCCCGCAATCTGGCCGAGCGGGCCGTAAACCTGCCCAGTGGGCCGAGGCTCTAA